caaacaaaagcccaggaccagacagcttcacagctgcaTTTTACTGAAAAATTCTACCATTCTaccatttagagaagagctaacacctatcttccagaaaattgcagaggaaggtaaacttccaaactcattctatgaggccaccatcaccctaataccgaAACCaaataaagatgccacaaaaaaagaaaactacaagccaatatcactgatgaacatagatgcaaaaatccttaacaaaagtctagcaaacagaatccaacaacacattaaaaagatcatacaccatgaccaagcgggctttatcccaggaacgcaaggattcttcaatatttaaagatcaatcaatgtgatatacattaacaaattgaaagataaaaaccatatgattatttcaatagatgctgagaaatcctttgacaaaattcaacatccatttacgaTAACAATTCTCCAGAAAGCATTCATAGAAGTAACATACCTCAGcaacataataaaagcaatatatgataaacccacaactaacattatcctcaatggtgaaagatagaaaacatttcccctaaagtcaggaacaagacaagggtgcccactctcaccactactattcaacatagttttggaagttttagccacagcagaagaaaagaaatgaaatccagattggaaaagaggtaaaactctccctgtttgtagatgacatgatcctctacatagaaaatcctaaagactccaccaaaaaattactagagttaatcaatgaatatagtaaaattgcaggatataaaattaacacacagaaatcctttgcattcctatacactaacaatgagtaaacagaaagagaaattaaggaaacaattccattcaccattgcaacaaaaagaataaaatacttaggagtaaatctacctatggggaaaaaaaaaagacccatatatagaaaactataaaacattgatgaacaaaatcaaagatgacacaaatagatggagaaatataccatgttcatggattggaagaatcgatATAGTGAAAatcagtatactacccaaaacaatctgtagattcaatgcaatccgtatcaagctaccaatggtatttttcagagaactggaataaataattttgcaatttgtatggaaatacaaaaaccttgaatagtgaaagcaatcttgagaaagaagaatggaactggaggaatcaacctgcctaacttcagactatactacaaagctacagtcatcaagacagtatagtactggcacaaagacagaaatatagatcaatggaacaaaatagaaagcccagagataaatctacagattttatctttgacaaaggtggcaagaatatacaatgaataaaaaacaatctgtttaacaagtggtgctggggaaactggtcaactacttgttaaaaaaaaaaaaaaaaagaatgaaactagaacactttctaacaccatacacaaaaataaactcaaaatggactaaagatctaaatgtaagaccagaaactataagactcctagaggaaaacataggcagaacactctgtgacataaatcacagcaggatcctctatgacctacctcccagatttatggaaataaaagcaaaaataaacaagtgggacctaattaaaagcttgtgcacaacaaaggaaggtgaaaagatagccttcagaatgggagaaaataatagcaaaggaagcaactgacaaagaattcatctcaaaaatatacaagcagcttctGCAgttcaattctagaaaaataaacgacccagttAAGAAATGGAccgaagaactaaacagacatttctccaaagaaaacatacagatggctaatacacacatgaaaagatattcaacatcactcattatcagagaaatgcaaatcaaaaccacaatgacgtACCATCtcacgtcagtcagaatggctgctgtcaaaaagtctacaaacaacaaatgctgaagagggtgctGAAGAGGGTGCACAGAAAGTGGCAAAGATGATGGATGCCAATTCCATAATTAGGCAATATAAAATTGTGACTTTTGTCTTGCCAGTAgtatctctttctctctggatTTGAGATAAGCAGATATATTGTGAGTTTCCTTAGGAAGATACCCGTGACAATGAACTGTGTGTGGACACAATCAGGAGCCACCAAGAAACTGAAgtcaatgaggtaccatctcactctggttagaatggctgctatcaaaaagtctacgaacaataaatgctggagagggtgtagagaaaaaggaaagctcttacactgttggtgggaatgcagactagtacagccactatagagaacactgtggagattcctttaaaaaatgggaatagaACTACCAAATGAACCAGTAATGCcattactgggcatacacaccaagaaaaccagaattgaaagagacacgtgtaccctgatgttcactgcagcactgtttgcaacagccaggacatggaagcaacctacatgttcatcggcagatgagtggataagaaagctgtggtacatatacacaatggaacattactcagctattataaataatgcatttgaatcagttctaatgaggtggatgaaactggagcctattatacagagtgaagtaagtccaaagaaaaacaccaatacagtatattaatgcacatatatatggaatttagaaagatggtaaccatgaCCCTCTGTGcaagacagagacacagatgtaaagaacagacttttgaactctgtgggagaaggcaagggtgggatgatctgagataATAGCtttgaaacacgtatattattattatttttttgaatcaCGTATATTATTGAAAGGTTGTTATTGACCCAcgaaaagatgccaggattcttggcctctggaggagaattcaacccagggccagagatgaggcttgatcactcagagtttttgtgtaacaaagttttattaaagtataaaggagatagagaaagcttctgacacaggcATCAGAAGGGAGCcaaaagagtacccccctgctaagtcagacacaactgagcaactgaactgaactgaactgagcagtctgttaatgaaagaaaagaatgtcttaaaagtcagaatggcaccaggcccctcatccataagatgcattttgggataatcttggcaccagaagATTCATCCTGGGACATAAAaccattgacttgaatcttgtagaagggcagattaccatacaaatagtttcgtttACATAGATTCACTTCatttcggttcagtcactcagtcgtgtctgactctttgcaatcccatgaatagcagcacgccaggcctccctgtccatcaccaactcccggagttcactcaaactcatgtccattgagttggtgatgccatccagccatctcatcctctgtcgtccccttctcctcctgcctccaatccctaccagcatcagggtcttttccaatgagtcaactctttgcatgaggtggccaaagtattggagtttcagcttcagcatcattccttccaaagaacacccagggctgatctccttcagaacggactggttggatctccttgcagtccaagggactctcaagagtcttctccagcaccacagctcaaaagcatcaattctttggcactcagctttcttcacagtcagaGGAACAATATCTgaatataacatactggtttgtcaagtagatTCTGAGCTATTAGGcggaaccaacttgaagacaaagtctggggtaaatgcatagtacattagcatagcttaagacaaacatttccataagaaaaatgcattggattaactcaaggtttgagaatggttaacttcaggtgaaaccaaatgtcattatggcaacacagtattttaagagaaaccttttacatttgtatagagaaggaaaaaaaatattgcttgtgtgtttcctcctgccgctcaagagagataaaaatgtctgacacttgcagcctatttcctccgtttggaaaTCCCTAGCCTTCCTAATTGTTACCCTCTCGttatcatatgtgaaagagatcaccagtccaggttcaatgcatgagacagggtgctcagggctggtgcactgggatgacccagagggatgggatggggagagaggtgggaggtgagttcaggatgggcaacacatgtacactcatggctgattatgtcaatgtatggcaaaacccactacaatattataaagtaattagcctccaattaaaataaattaattaaaaaatacagggaaaatattacattttatatattttggtatttctttgtttttctacaATTAATATGTTCAATTATTTTTGTAACTAAGTTAGTGTGATTTAATTGTTAATATTAACTGCATTAAAAGTGGTGTTCACCGAAAATAGTATCTTTGAAATGTAAACCTTATACTATCAAATGAAACTCAAGATTTATATATAGCACATGATTCCAATTTTGCTTTatcaattataataatatatgtacataatattattgagaagcaatatttaaaaatacaaagagaatTCATTCATTGGTTTAGAACACATAACTCATAAAAGTTATTTCTTcacatctgtttttattttctagtcaTTTATAATGAATATGTATGttttataatctgaaaaatatattcataaaatatggTCAAAATAAATCTTCCACATATCAAAATTGCCTGCTTTACATGGAACAACAAGACAGTTCTATTATATTACCCACAAATTATCCTGAGGACATGTAGAAGAAATTCACATTAGCTGTTATTAGTTATCTTGCTCTCATTACAATCACCATGATCATTTATAGCAATAGACTGGTCAATTCATCACCCCCAACATCCCATCCAGTATTTGTTGTATAATAAGTGGTTtattaatacacacacagagaagacaaagaaacatCAATGAAGACATAAACTACATATTTATAGTGagtagaaaatattctttttgtgaaattattttctgtttttaaaacaagtgTATCAATTACTAAATGAAATTggcaatagtttaaaaaaaaataagcggTTTAGCTGAGTTCTTCAGGCGGTTCTAGTGCTAAAGGAAcccccctgccaaagcaggagaggcaagagatgcggctttgatccctgggttaggaaggtcctctggaggaggcatggcaccctactccagtattcttgcctggagaatcccatggtcagaggagcctggtgggctacagtccacaaggtcacaaagagtcagacacaactgaagtaacttatcATGCACACAAAAGAGGTGTAGCCACTTCAATATGAAtttgaaagagagagaatataaaatcaaattgCCTTTGTGCTACTAAATGGCTGAATGACTTTGGGTAGACCCTAAGGATCTCCCTGTGCCTAACAAAGTAAAGCTTATAAATGGAGATGATCATTTTCTCACTAGTTCATTTGTTAGGATTTAATGCATAATGACATAAAAGTGAGAACTCAAATATAATGGTGTTACTTATGATTATTTTCATACATGTTGATGTATACTCTCAAGAATTTCTGAGGTAAGTTTCACACAAAGACTTACAGAGTACGAAAACATAAATCACAAATAGAGGTCAAtaattagaatattaaaaaatgagagaCTCCAAATAGGTCAACCATTGGATTAAGAATTGCAAAGACTGAGTTTAAATTTGGGTCCTAAAAGCCACAGTGGTTTTCAAGACTACAAAATTTAGGCAAAATGTTAAGTACTTTACaatgattttaaaacacattttcaaactGGATATAAATCTTGACATCAGAATATTCTGTTGGCTAAGGGTGAAACACAGCTCTTTGCTTAAACAAAAGAAGAGATTGCTATATGTCATGTCCCAATGTCTAAATGATTtgatcctcaaaaaaaaaaaaaaaaaaaaggaacctggAGTTCTATCACAGAGTTCTGTGTTACTCATTTCTAATCTCTATAACACAAAGTTGTTATGGACACTTAGTCATATCAAGTGAACAGATGTTTAAACTGCAATTTTATGAAAGATTTCTCTTAATCATTTGCTGCATGGCTTGGATCACATCCTTGTTCCTCATACTGTAGATCAATGGGTTCAACATTGGGctcaaaaaactataaaagactGCAAATATTTTAGACTCCTTTACAGACTTCTCAGTTGGAGGCCTCAAGTACATGCAGAAGAGGGTTCCATAAAATAGAGTGACTATTGCCAGGTGGGAACCACAGGTAGAAAAGGCTTTGTGCCTGCCTTCCACAGAATGGATCTCCAAGATAGATGCAATGATGAAAACATAAGACAGGAGAATGATGAACAAAGAGCTCGAGAGAGTGAAACCAGCAACCACAAACATTGCCATCTTTTTGACATAGGTGTCAGAGCAGGCCAACATTATCAGAGGAGGATCAGCACAGTAGAAATGGTTGATCTCAAGGGAGTTACAGAAGGACAAGTGAAAGGTCAGCAGTGCCTGAGAGAGACCATTGAAGAATCCACAAGTATAAGGGACTGTGACTAGAAAGATGCAAACGTCCTTGGACATCCTGGTGCTGTAATATAGAGGGCTGCAGATGGCTACATAGCGGTCCAAGGCCATTgaagcaaggagataaaactcaGTGATCACCAGGGCAATGAAGAGAAGGCACTGTGTGAAGCATCCAGCATAGGAGATGGTCTTCTGGTCTGAGAGGAAATTGTGCAGCATATTTGGAGTAACATTGGAGGAATAGCAAAGGTCTACAAAGGAGAGGTggctgaggaagaagtacatgggggtctGGAGGTGGGGATTGGTCCTGATCAGCATGATCATGCCCAGATTCCCTGCCAGTGTGACTAGGTAGATCACCAGGAACACCCCAAACAGGGCCTTCTGTAGCACTGGGTCATCTGTGAGTCCCAGGAGAATGAATTCAGTCACTGCAGTGTGGTTAGGGGAAGACATATTCTCATCCCTTAAAAACTGAAAGTGGTAAAGTGAAGAATTCTATCTGATCCTGATTATGCATTTATTCCATTCTTTTGTCATTTACTTTTGACCTATCTCTCTATAAGGAAATTACTCTTCTCAACCAATGCATCAGAGCATCTATGTAAATATTTGCACCTTATCTCTTTgagatatatttttctatatatatactggaagcacacactcacaaactcacacattctctttctccttcttatttgtaaatcttgtatacacatatacaattaAACCTGTTTTCTTGGAAAACTCcatattcagtatttttttttttcaaattctgtgaaaaagaaagccaaaagaatgaaaaccagGTCTGGAAAGCAGCAGGTCAGTGGCATCATTCAAATGGACAAATGAAGGATGCCGAGTTTCTATGGTCCCTGCACCTCTGATACACTATTGTTTTTGACACACATTAGAAGACATGTTCAATCCAGCATTTTCTCCTGAAACCCATATTATCTAGCTTAAATTCATTCAGAAGACATTTAATTAGTAGATGCATCTCTTGACATATGGCTAAGAAGGTACAGAATGAAGAattgttctttctgctttttaaattcacCCACTCATTATTTatggaggcatttttttttttctattctagcTTCTGGGGTTACATGAGTGAGCAAATTACCTATCCCGGTGAACCATATATTGTAAGAGAGGTAACAGATATTTAGCACATAGACAAACGTTTACCGCAGTGTGtcacttagaagaaaacactATGAGGAAAATTAAAGGTGGAGTGCTTTTAGATGGCCATTCAAAGAAAATCTGAGGGGGCAGAATTTGAACAGTAAATAAAGAATTCAAATACCTGAAGAGgaatttgtttccattattttttaaaactgacacACCTCTGAATATATTTGTTTAGGAAAACACATCAGGATAATATTTAAATGTAGACTTAGCTCCCAGCTGGAATTATcatttctggtttttgtttttgtttttttgggaaaGTAAGATATGACTGGAAGCATTATGCCTCAAGAATCTCACCTTAaggctttttaaatttagttttcacATACACATCAGAAAAGCCTGTATATAATACTTGATTTTTCAGAGATGCCATGAAATATTAACATTTGAATAGAAAGTATatatgatgaaaataattttttcagtacTGGTGAGAATATTAATtttcacacaaaataaaaaacatatttttagtgAACAAATGTAGAAAATGACTTACGTGTAAAACTGAATTACTATATTTTCTAAAACAGGTGGGAAGATTTATAGTGTTTCTTAGGAATATTCcctagagtatttttttttaattcttataatcCAATTAAGATAGATTTTGTTCCCTCAAGGGCATAACCTTAATTTCATGTTTTGAGATCTTTAATTTTCCTTCAAGACCAAAATCTGTATGCAACATCTTTGTATGCTGCTTTATACTATGTGGCTGAAATCTTaggcaaaaataaagaagttCACCATCACTTTTAATAGTATGAATGGACAAAAATATGGTTGGatgaattttgcattttttgtGTCTAAAAGTGACTGAGAACCAGGATCATTCATAAAATTGATGTATCACAAAATTGGTGATTTAAGAGGAAAGGTCAAATATGAGTAAAGAATATCTGAATGTTGTTTGATACTGCATTTGTTAGAGAATAAAGGAATCCATAGATGGTCTCAGTAGCCTCTATCTTTCAGGGCATTGATAACTCCAGCCAATTCAATCAAAGGAATTAAAGTAGAGTCTCATTAAGACAAGAGAGGCATCTCTGATTGTTTTAGATTTCCAAATACTGGGTTATAGTCTGAGAAATCAGTCAGTGAAATAAAGCTGTAtatcattataaaaatgtatattgtcATCAACTTAGCACATTAGGAGAGATTTGAGCATAATGGTGTATTTTTCAGATTGgggtcaaaaatatttatttatcccaACATTTTCTGTTTTACCTTGATTCCttgaacaaattaaataaaattttaaagtgtaaaatccTAAATATTcccatgaaataaaattttcttatatgATTGTAAGGCTAATTGTAGAATAGTAGAGCTCTTATTTCCTGACCCCTTAATGTAAAGATTCCTTATCTTGCATAAAGATACTTGAAGGTTTGACCCTTCTTTAAGCTGAATATCAGCACTGGTTTCCTAAAgtacttatatatgtatgtaagtaCATtctgatatgggcttccctggtggctcagataataaagaatctgcctgccaagcaggaaacactGGCTCAagccctgagttaggaagatcccctggagaaggaaatggcaacccactccagtgttcttgcctggagaatcccatggacagaggagcctggtgggctacagtccatgggcacacaagagttggacaggactcagtgattaaaccatcaccaccactacatCCTGATATACTTTAATATAGAATAATGTTGTAATAATCATAATATTTACAAACAGATTTTTCCAAGAAGAGGTAGGACTAACTCAGTAGCAATTGAACAAGTAAGAAAAAAGTAGTGAATTAACTCTGGAAAGGCAAAATAACAATACTTTTCAGTATGGGATCATTTGATCAAAAGTTCATGCATAAGAagtaaatgcttatttattttacatgtataaCAACAAATAATACTGGAGGGCACAGAATTTACCTATCTACCATTGATACTGGTTAAAAGAAGGATTTTCagcattcttattttattttcctagaaaGCCTTCAGGAGattctatttaatttatatttgaagaCACAAATGCCTTAGTTAATATCACTCTGCTTCAATTGCAATGACCAGTTGACACGTGTCTGCTAAAAGAACACATAATTGTTTTAGCTACACAAATGTCAAACAGTCAGATAATTGAAACTATCCCACTGACTCTGCTATTTGTGTTCTTATGATTATTTAATTCACTATATTTTTGGTTATGGCAGATTCAATAATATACTGGAAGTTCTAATCTATGTAATAAAAGTGTATTgattgaaaggggaaaaaaataaaagcatcctATTCATAGATCGCTTAATagtttatatgctgctgctgctgctaagtcgcttcagtcgtgtctgactctgtgcgaccccagagacagcagcccaccaggttcccccgtccctgggattctccaggcaagaacactggagtgggttgccatttccttctccagtgcatgaaagtgaaaagtgaaagtgaagtcgctcagtcgtgtccgactcttagcgaccccatggactgcagcccaccaggctcctctgtccatgggattctccaggcaagagtactggagtggggtgccattgccttctccgaatagttTATATAGAATCTCCTTTTAAGATACACAAATaaaatgttaactagatttattgtggtgatcattaaGTTGTACATCCCATTTTTTAATATGCAGAAGAAAAGCTAAGCCTACATAGTGGAAGGTCACAAGGTAAAGATCAATATGCATAGATTATTTATATTGTTATGTAAAAGCCAACCATAACTAGAAAACAAATGCTTCTATatatcacttggagaaggcaatggcaccccactccagtactcttgcctggaaaatcccatggatggaagagcctggtacgctgcagtccatggggtcgctaagagtcggacactactgagcgacttcactttcacttttcactttcatgcattggagaaagaaatggcaacccactccagtgttcttgcctggagaatcccagggatgggggagcctggtgggctgccgtctatggggtcaaaacaGAACCAACGACTGAAAATAAAGCAGCAGCATATATCACTTATAATAACATCAAAAGAGTAAgccacttaaaaatgatttttttataaaACTTCAAGAGTTACATACTGATAACCACAAAACATTGCATGCATAGAGAAATTAAAGGAGACTTAAATAATGGAGAGATATATCTTCCTTGTGGATTGTAATATTCAGTAGTTTTAAGTCCAATATTTTTAAGTTACCAATTTGTCTAAAATTGATCAATGGTTTTAATGCCAGTTCAGCTTGCTTATTTTTAATAGACAAACTGATTCTAAGGTATAtagtgattatttaaaaaaaaacattcttaaattatccaaaacaattttgagacagaagaaaaatctttaaatgatTTACACTATCTAATTTTAAGAGTTAGTAAGGAACTACAGCactcaaaacaataaatttaGCTACTCTGAACAAGATATTTTCAATATGGGTGAAACGGCTTTATATTGGAAGGAGATGTTATCTAGGACTTCCAAAGCTAAAGAGAAGTCAAAGTTTCAAAGGACAAGGTTTGCCTCACTTCAAACCTTCAAAGGATTgactgactctcttgttaggggctaatgTAGCTCAAGGCTTCAATTGAAGCCAATGCTCATTTACCACTTTGAAAATTCTAGGGCCCTTATGAAgtatgctaaatctactctgcctCTGCTCTATAAATAAAACAACAGTGTAAGATGATAGCACATCTGCttacaacatgctgctgctgctacgttgcttcagtcgtgtccagctctgtgctacactatggactgtcgcctgccaggcttcctctgtccatgggattctccaggcaggaatactggagttggttgccatgcctactccaggggaatcttcccgacttaaagtttgaacccacgtctcttgtatctcctgcattgacaggcgagttctttaccactagtgccgcctgagAAGCATGGTtcactaaatattttaagctcaCTGTTGAGatctactgctcagaaaaaaataaaataaaaggaagaaaataagatttct
This window of the Bos mutus isolate GX-2022 unplaced genomic scaffold, NWIPB_WYAK_1.1 CTG254, whole genome shotgun sequence genome carries:
- the LOC102265671 gene encoding olfactory receptor 5M10; this encodes MSSPNHTAVTEFILLGLTDDPVLQKALFGVFLVIYLVTLAGNLGMIMLIRTNPHLQTPMYFFLSHLSFVDLCYSSNVTPNMLHNFLSDQKTISYAGCFTQCLLFIALVITEFYLLASMALDRYVAICSPLYYSTRMSKDVCIFLVTVPYTCGFFNGLSQALLTFHLSFCNSLEINHFYCADPPLIMLACSDTYVKKMAMFVVAGFTLSSSLFIILLSYVFIIASILEIHSVEGRHKAFSTCGSHLAIVTLFYGTLFCMYLRPPTEKSVKESKIFAVFYSFLSPMLNPLIYSMRNKDVIQAMQQMIKRNLS